GGATAGGTTTGGGAGAACAATTTTTCAGCCAGCCCTGGACTTGCTGGAGGCAGAAGGGGCCATGGCCTAAATGCTGCCCAAGCAGCCCCTGCTTCAGGGAGGAGCTGGTGCAAGGAGGTACTTCCTGCTACTGAGAAATTCACCAAGGACAAGGGGCCCCTGCTGGCAGGTGGGGAGGAGCTGGAGCTCAGCATCCGCATAGCTGCCTGACTCCCAGCAGAATGCTGGCTCTGAAACCAGCTGCCAACTCACACCCCAGCCCTGCTGGAGGGTGATAAGTCACAGGAGGGACCAGGGCAGTGTCTCGCTTCTCCACCTTCTGAGTCAGGATCATAGACTGTTCATCCAGATCACCACCTTCAGATGTCCACAGGCGGCAGAAGATGGACCAGAAGCATTCTGTGTGGGCCGCAGGGGAACTGGGGAAGAACGGGAGCCAGGccccagcacaagacaaggatgggcTTTGCTGTGGTTACtgctaataatattattaataataataatagttaatattgCTTAAGAACATTTACTGGTGCCTTGTATTGGACCAAGCACCTTACTCATGACTCCTTTAATGCCTTCACAACAACCTGGCCTGCTTGGAGACAATGTCCCCATCTTACAGCTGGGCCTCagtgacttgcctgaggccaggaaggggcagggctgggattcTCTGTATAAAAACGTAATGGCAGTCCTAGTGTTCaatagatcagtagggtgactagTTTATAGTgatctattgtacatttcaaaatagctagaagaaaataaatggaatgtttctcttttttttttttttttttaagacagagtctcactctgtcacccaggctggagtgcaatggcgcgatcttggctcactgcaacctccacctccgggatcaagcagttctcctgtctcagcctcccaagtatctgggattataggcatccgccatcatgtccggctaatttttgtatttttgtagagatggggtttcaccatgttggccaggcttgaactcctgacctcaggtgatccgcccgcctcggcctcccaaagtgttgggattacaggcgtgagccattgcgcctggcctcaaaGGTTTCTTAGcataaaaaaaaaggccaggtgtggtggttctcacctgtaatcccagcactttgagaggccaagcctttcagagaggactgcttgaacccagaagtttgagaccagcctgggcaacacagtgagatcccgtctttacaaaaaattttttaaattgccagcTCAAGATGTTACCCcccccaaaataataaataattagctaggtgtagtggcacatgcctgtagtcctagctacttgggaggctgaggcaggaggatcactttaagtccaggaggttgaagctacagtgagctgtgagggtgccactgcactccagcctgggtgacagagaccatgtctcaaaaaacaagacaaaaaaagtaaaaaagaaaagacaaatttaaggtgatggatattctaagtacactgatttgatctttacaaattatatgaatgtattaaataatCCTGAAACTATGTACCCTGAAACTATGGACATCTATTATGcatcagtaaaaacaaaaattgttttaaaaatatatataatggggctgggtgcggtggctcacgcctgtaatcccagcacttttggaggccaaggcggatggatcacttgaggtcagaagaccatcctggccaacatggagaaactctatctctactaaaactgcaaaaattagccaggcgtggtggcgggcacctgtaatcccagctactcgggaggctgaggcaggagaattgcttgaacccaggaagcggaggctgaggtggaggctgcagtgagctgagatcacgccactgtactccagcctgagcaacagagctagacaccatctcaaaaaaaaaaaaaaaaacccaaaaaaacatatatataatggcTTCTCTGTCACCAGCGTGGTGACAATAGGTCTCAATGCAAGTTTTCATGTTTTCCTCTCTTGCACTTTAGAAGTCAagtgcattttaaattttctttgcgattctttttcttttctccattcaaTCACTGAGTCATTATTTGCCAGTGAGCATCTACAATGGGCCAGGTCCCTGGCTGGCCGCACTGGGGATACCACAGGGACTAAGGTGGCTCAGAGAGAAGGCCGTTCCAGCAGAGAGCAATCACAGCTGAGATGGTGGAAGCCCAGAGGGATTATCTAAGCCAGCATGGAGGGTACTCAGGGAAGCCTTCTTGGAGGAGGTAATATCCAGGAACCCTGGAGGATGAGAGGAGTTAGCCAGGTGATGGGAATTGGACAGGGGAGCATGATTCAGACAGAGGGGACAGATGGGCGAGGATTTAGAAACAAGTGCCTGGTGTGCATGAGCTGCAACTCGTAGCTGATGGTGGTAGGAGGGGAGactgtggggtggaggggagactATGGGGTAGAGGGGAGGGGACTGGAGAGAGGTGGGGTGAGGGATGTGTCTGGAGGTGGCTTTTCTTCCACAGGCCACAGGGAGTACCGAGGCACTGTGGCCAGCATGACATGGTCCAATAGAGTTTCGTCCAAATCTCTGGAGCCGAAGTTGTTCAGATTGGAGAGGGCAGGCCTGTGACCCAGCTAGAACCTGCTGCAGTGGTCTAGGCAGGATATGACAGTGGCCTGGTGTGGCCCAACTCTCCCCATCACGCTGTAGCTATAACTCTCAGTTGTGTGTGCCCTGTTCAAGGGTTCACTTTGGGAGGAAAGGATGGTAGGCATGTTCTTGTTCATAGCTGTATCCACCCAGCCTTGAGCAGGGGACCCAACATACACAAGCCCTCAGGAAGGACTTATGGAGTGATGGACTCTGCAGTATGTGCTTGGGGTAGGGGAACTGAGAGGCTGGTGAGGCCACCCAGAACCGGGTCCAAAAGGCCTTGTCACCTGGGGCTGGGAAACAGACTTCTCCCCAGGGTCTGGGGTGAACTTCTGGCCTAGCAGCTCCTGGGCAGATGAGGGTTTCAGGGAGTTTCCTCCTGCAGCAGCCACGTGGCTCTGGCTGGCAGGGCTCTTCTCTGCTCACCCCAGGATCTGTGAGGATGGCGCACCTGCTGGGCAGCCAGGCCTGCATGGAGAGCCTGCGCACAGACCTCACCGACCTGCAGGGTGCCATCGTAGACGTCTTCTCCCGCGCCGGGCCTGTGCGCTTCCCCTCCTGGAAGTTCCCTGACCGCATGGCCTGTGACCTCGACATGGTGGCCCTGCTGGAGCACTATGACCATGTTCCGGGTGACCCCGAGTTCACGCAGCTGTCCCATGCCGTGCTGCTGGAGCTGGTCATCGACAGGTGAGGGCCTTGACCAAGCCTGGTCATCTCAGGATGCCGGCACCTGCCCCTGAAACCAGTGGCAGCTACGGAAGCCCCTCCAGAGGCAGGGGTGATGTTGGAACAACAGTCACCATTGAGTACCTGTCGGGGCCACATCAGCTCAGGACTTTCAGAGTGGTCTTACCTTTTATCATGTGTCTTGTGTTGTGTGCTGTGCTATCCTGTGTTAGGCTCTCCTAGCCTGTCCACCTTAGGCAGTTGATTTCCATTCCATCGGTCTCTGTGGCACCACAGCTGTGACCACGGTCTCTCAGCCTCTCCCAGCTGCCTCCTCAGGGTTTCTGTGTTGGGGACCCCATAGTTGCTTCTCAGAGTTTCCATTCTGGGCTCTCTTTCCTGTTGTCCTGTGGGTtgtgctgttccctctgcatATCACAAGGCCGGACACGGGATGTGTTTTTCCAAATCCTGACCCGCTGGGAAGAGCCTTGCTGATTCTCCTGCAGCCTCATCACTTCTAAGCTATCATTAAAGTTAACAtggttggccgggcatggtggctcacgcctgtaatctcatcactttgggaggccaaggcgggtgcatcacttgaggtcaggagttcaagaccagcctggccaacatagtgaaaccctgtctctactaaaaatacaaaaattagcttggtgtggtggtgcatgcctgtaattccagctactcaggaggctgaggcatgagaatcacttgaatctgggaggcagaggttgcagtgatcaagatcacaccaatgcactccagcttcgGTAATGGAGtaagactttctcaaaaaaaaaaaaaagtgaaaataaaaataaagttaacatGGTGTGcttggcacggtggctgacacttgtaatcccagcattttgggaggttaatgggaggatcatctgagagttcaagaccagcctgggcaacataaggaaaccccatctgtacaaaaatattttaaaaattagctgggtgtgttggtgcatgccttttttttttttccttcggagttttgctcttcttggagtgcagtggtgtgatctcagctcactgcaacctccacctcctgggttcaagagattctcctgcttcagcctccaaagtagctgggattacaggtgcctgctgtcacgcctggctagtttttttggatttttagtggagacggggtttcaccatgttgaccagggctggtctcaaactcctgacctcaggtgatccatctgcctcggcctcccaaagtgctgggattacaggcgtgagctactgcacccggctggtGCGTGCCTATTGTCCCATCTACTTAGGAGGCcgtggtgggaggattgtttgagccctggaggtcgaggctacagtgagccatgatcatgccactgcactccagcctgggcaacagagcaagcccctgtctcaaagaaagaaaaagcaaagctaACATGGTCACCAGCCtttcacattctggggactgtatCCCAGGGTTCTAGCGCTCAAATACCTTAAAAATGgtcaggtgcattggctcacgtctgtaatcccagcactttgggaggctgaggtgggcggatcacctgaggtcagtagttcgagactagcctggccaacgaacagggtgaaaccccgtctctactaaaaatacaaaaattagccgggcgtggtggtgcctgcctgtagtcccagctactctggaggctgaggcaggagaattgcttgaacctaagaagcagaggttgcaatgagctgagatcgtgccattgcactccagcctggcgacagagtgagactctgtctcaaaacaaacaaacaaacaaacaaaaaacaaccttaaAGCCGTGACGGCCAGACAGGTAGCAAAGAATGTGAGAGGGACTCCAGTGGTTTCAGGATGACCTGCCTAGGGACAGAGAAGCCAGGGTTACCACTCTGAGGGCTGGAGGAGCCCTTGGTACAAAAGCACCATCTGTAACCTCTGAGCAGCTGAACGTGTATGAGCACAGAACACACCTTCCTTTCTCCGTGACTTTATGCATTACACTGTCCCTCTGCTAGGAGTGTCCTGCCCATCCATCATGGCCTGGTTTACCCAGCCGCTTCTCTGTGAAGCTGTCTCTGACATGCCCTCTGCCCTACCTGACCCTCTGCCTACCTCTGGCTGAGTTAGAGTGGTGTAGCATTGAGCTGCTCAGTTCGTGGCAAGGGTGGGATCACGGCTAAGGCTGCAGACAGCACCACAGTCTCCCGCTGCGAGGGTCGGTTGGTCTGAGCAGACGGATTGCTCTGCCAAAGCCATGCTCTGTCCTCTTTTCAGATGCTTTCCCATTCCCCGATGTTGCTTGGCACCATGGCAAGTGctgttgtccctgtttgcagaggaGGACACCTTGGCCAGAGAGGGGCGGGGCCTGGAGGCAGTTGGCACCTCCGCCCCCAGGCCCTCTCTGCCCAAGGCCCTACAGGTTTTGGAATGACCCTCCTGCATCTGCAAAAAGCTAAGTTCACTCATCTTCCTGGTATGTGTTGTAAACACAATACTTCTTTAAAACAGCTTGGTTCCCATGCAAATGCAAACTTAGCTTTTTATTATAATACTCCTTTTTCTTACAATTCATGCCTGACTATAGTTTTAAACTTGGAGGTTAGGACAGAGACCTAGCTGTCTTGACACAGGTCTCCACTGTCACAGAAGCAGCTCACCCTGCAGAAGCCCCTGAGTAGCCTCAGGAGACTGTGCACACTCCCTGCTCTGCCCTATCAATGTGTGTCTGTGGGCAAGctcttcccctctctgggtctcagctcTGTCATCTACCAGGTGGAGGCTCTGGGCCACTGGATATAAGGCAGCCGTTCACCCAGAACTTTTCAAGGACTCAGGATACAACTGAGGCAAGGCCAGGCCTGGCTTCACAGAGCTCTCTGGTCCAGTGGAGAAGAGCCAGGCAGAAGTGCCACCCAGGAGACACAGAAGAGGCTCCCAAGCTGAGGCTGTGGCCAGGGAGGGCTTCCCGGAGGAAGTAGCCCCTGGGTTAGGTTTGAAGCTGGCCCAGCAGAGCATATTCTGAGACTCTCCAAGCTCTTGATGCCTGGGCCAGTTCCCCAGAGCCAGAGCTGCGGTTGTATGGTCTGAGGGTATGTTAGCACCAGCCTGGGCCCCAGCAACCTAGCATCTCTGCCCGCAGGCTCCTGCTGCTGCTTCAAAGCTGTATGAGCTACTTGGAGAACCTTGGCTCAGAGCAGATGATGCCCCCTGCACAGGCTGCGGGGCCCTGCATGTCCGTGGGGCTCACGGTGCGGCGCTTCTGGGACAGCCTGCTGAGGCTGGGCACGCTCCACCAGCAGCCACTCCCCCAGGTGGGTCCCAGCCTCTGTCTCAGGTGGGTCAGCCTCAGCCTCTATCTCCCCACTGTGGTGGCCTTCACACCTCACCCCAGCTCTGGCTTCCTAGCCTACCACTATGTGCACCACAGCCTTTACTGGCTCCCACCGCCCTCCCAATCAAGCCCCACACAGTGTGGCGGTTAAGAACGCAGGCCTTGGGGATCATGCCTTGCTCCCTGGCTCTGACATCCCTGTGGGACTTTGGAAAAATCTTGCCtactttgaacctcagtttcttcatctgtacaacGGAGGTCATGTGACCCCTGTTTGTTATGGGCTATCCCGTAATCCACACAACCACCCACTGGGGAAGAACCACTGTTCCCATGATGGGAAGGAAACTAAAACTGAGAGTGGTTATGGTGACACAAGAGCAGGCAGGTCCAGTAAGCAAGAGCCCAGTAACCAGCAGCTGTGACCGTCACCATCACCTTCCCAACACCATGCATACAATCACATCAAGCCTGGAGCTTGGGGTGCGGGCCGCAGAGAGGAGACCTGGCTGTAGTAAGCTGAGTCAGAGTAACAGAGGGAGAAAGTTCTCTCTTATTCACATCGGTGTCAGAGAACATTTGAGGGTCTGAGTGTCAGGCAAGGCTGTCACACTGTCACAGAACATCCCCCAGGGAACCAGTCACCTCCCTCTCTACTCTCTCCCTCACCtgctttcccttgtctttttctGAACACAGAAAGGGGCAAACCAAAGGGAGATTCCCACCTCCAAGCCCACCACCAAGGGCGAGCCAGCCAGGAGCCCTGAATATCTGACTGCCAAGTTCATCAAGCCCTCCTCCCCAGTGCTAGGCTTGCCCCAGACCTGCCAAGAGCCAGAGAGCATCCCTGTCAGAGCCTCCCTGCAGTTCCCAGCCACGACCTCCAAGAACACCAGGAGTGTCCACTCCCAGACCATTGAGACGGCCCTGGTGCCCTGTGACGCATGCGCCAGCGTCCAGGGAAGCCTGCGGAAGGTGGGCAAGGTGGTCATCAGCCTGTGTCAGAGCCAGAACCTGCCCTCGTCCTTAGGCCAGTTCCAGCAACTGGTGCAGGACAGCATGGGGCTCAGGCCACTGCCGGCTGCCACCGTGGGCCGCTGGGCAGCAGAGCAGAGGAAAGACCTGACGCGCCTCAGTAAGCATGTGGAGGCCCTCAGGGCCCAGCTGGAGGAGGCCGAAGGGCAGAAGGATGGCCTGAGGAAGCAGGCGGGCAAGCTGGAGCAGGCGCTGAAACAGGAGCAGGGGGCACGGCAGCAACAGGCGGAGGAGGATGAGCAGTGCCTGTCTGAGTGGGAGCACGACAAACAGCAGCTGCTCACAGGTCTGTGCCCCAGAGGCCAGACGCCTGGTGCCCAGGGGCTCTGCCACAGCCTTTGCATGGATGTTTGTGAGACAGGGCTTCCAGGGCAAGTGGTTTGTGTGGAAGAACCCAGGCTGGGACACAGGCaagaggcagggaagggagggcAGCAAGGAAGGGGGTGTTCATCCGGTGGTGACACTGTGATCTCAGTCCCACTGGGGCCACCAGGAGCTGGGCTAGGACGCTTGCCCAGACTCGTCCATCGGTCAGTGAGGGAACCGAGGTATGTATCCACTTGCACTGTCAGTCATTGAGGGCTACTTCCAGAGAGTTATTCCCCTGGCACTTCCAGCCAAGCAGAGCAGCCTCTCTGGTTTTGGCAAAAGCCATTAGAGACAAAGTTCCTGGCACCAGAAGTTGGCCAGTGCCCACTGATGGGAGGCCTGAGGGATTTGCCCTTTCTGAGCCTCACAGTTGCCTCCATGGACgacaccaaggcccagagaggtgtaGACACATGGCAGCCAGCCCATGAGAAGCAGGGTGGGTAAGGGCCCAGCCGCTTCCACCAGCCTCCCTAGAGCTGCTCCCATGGCCGCAGGCGGCCCCTCTGCAGGCGATGGGCTGCCTCCACTCCACGGGGCACACTGGGCATGAAGGCCGCCGGCCAGGTCCATGGGACCCTCTGAAGGGCCTCTCTCTTTGCTGCCATAGAAACAAGTGACCTAAAGACAAAGATGGCCACCCTGGAGAGAGAACTGAAACAGCAGCGGGAGTCCACGCAGGCTGTGGGTAAGGAGCCCCGTCATAGGCCCCCATGCCACATCTCAAGCCAGGGGTGTGGCTGGATGAGCATCGTCCATCTCTGTACCCTGAGCATCCAGGGCAAAGTTGAAGGGAACCAGCCACAGGAGGGTGGGCCTGACCAACCACACTATTGGCGATGACCAAACTGGGTTGCCACCTCCTACCGAGAAAGCGCCTTCTATTTTCCAAACCCACCTCAGGTGGGGTCTAGAGCCCCATTTTGTGGCTGAGGactctgaggcccagagatgggaTGTGAGCTCCCGTCCTAGGTCTGAGGTAGTACAGTGCTCCCCTGCCCTACCCCATCCCATGTCCACTTAATGCTGCAGAGGCAAAGGCCCAGCAGCTGCAGGAGGAAGGTGAGCGCAGGGCGGCAGCGGAGAGGCAGGTGCAGCAGCTGGAGGAGCAGGTGCAGCAGTTGGAGGCGCAGGTGCAGCTGTTGGTGGGTCGGCTGGAGGGCGCTGGCCAGCAGATCTGCTGGGCCAGCACGGAGCTGGATAAGGAGAAGGCCCGTGTCGACAGCATGGTCCGCCATCAGGAGGTGAGGCCAGGGCCCTCGCTAGCCTGGGCATCTGCAATGTAGGCTGCAAGGAAAGAGGGCTCCACTGTCAGGGAATGGGGGATCATCTGTATTGGGCATCTGCTCCCTGAGATGCCTCCAGGTGTGGGGGTTGACTCACCTTTACAGAGAGTCTACCCTGAACCAGGCACTGGGGGAACAGTGACCCAGGGACTGATACTGCCCAGTGAGGCCTCACTCTGGAAGAGCGCCCCACAGGCAAAGATGAGCAGGTGTGCCACACTCTCCTGCCAGATGGCTAAGGGGTGCAGGGAGGGATGGCCACATCTGCCATGGGAATCCAGAATGGCTTCTAGGAGGAGGTGGCCTTTGAGCTGGACGCCCATGACAGGCAATTAGTCCATCAGCCAGGGGAAGGACAGGGCAGGCAGAGGGTGAGCCAGGGCCCAGGGCATAGCTGTGCTCTGGGCAATGGGGCCTCACAGGAGTCCTCAGAAGTGTGGTTGAGGGAGTAGGTGACCTGTTGCCTAGTGAAAGGGGCAGGTCTGGGGGCTGTCCTGGCTGGGTCTACCCTCAGAAGCTCAGCAAGGAGCCAGGAGTTCAGTTGAGAGTCCCCAGGGTCAGACATGGGCCCAGGGTAGGGGAAGCCTTTCTACCCCAAGTGGGTGCTGTTCTCTGTGCCTTGCAAACTGTCACAGCCGCCATGTATCAGGTGTCTGCTGTGACCCAGGCTTCAGGCGCCGCAGCCTCTGATGCTTACTCCTCGCTACAGCAACAGGAGGTAGATACTCTTGTCACCCCCATTTTACGAATGAGGAAACAGCCTTATTGAGTGAGGTTAAGGaagttgcccaaggccacacagctagtgagaGGTGGAGCCAGGACTCCGAGCAGTCCAGCGTTAGTTCTTCCTGCTTTCCATTCAGTGGGTGTTAGGAAATGTGGGCTTCAGCAACATGGGATGATGTGACACTGGAGACCCGAGGAGAAGAAAAACTTAGTTCCCAGAATTCCTCTCCAAGTGGGGTCTGTGTATGACTGGAAGGAAGTGGGGGTGAGACCCCCAGAGCCAGCCATCTGCGTTCCAAGGGCTGGGGTCTTCGAGCTGGGATCCTGGCCTTGACCAGGTCCGGTGTGCATCTGCCTGCTGCCAGCTTCCCCCGACCCCTACCCTTCCATGCGTGTGACCAGCATTCcctagacacagacacacaccccagGGGGGTAGCAGCCGAGGGGTAGTAGATGCTGTAGCCTCcttagttccacatggctgggcctAGCCCTGTGGGTCTCACAGCCTCCCTGCTTGTCCGTTCCTGCTTAGTCTCTGCAGGCCAAGCAGCGAGCCCTGCTAAAGCAGCTGGACAGCCTGGACCAGGAACGTGAGGAGCTGCGGGGCAGCCTGGACGAGGCTGAGGCCCAGCGGGCCCGCGTGGAGGAGCAGCTGCAGAGCGAGCGGGAGCAGGGGCAATGCCAGCTCAGGGCCCAGCAGGTGAGGGTGGGGGTCTTCCTTTTTGCCAGAGAAGTCTCTGGCCAACTGAGTGCCTGCAGGCCTGTCCCATGTCTTTTCTTGGGTAGGGACGGTGCCCCGGGGTGCTGAGTACCATGTAGCTCACTCAGGAGCCAGGCCTGAGCCTCCCTCTGCCCCAGGAGCTGCTGCAGAGCCTGCAGAGGGAGAAGCAAGGCCTGGAGCAGGCGACTACGGACCTGCGGCTAACCATCCTGGAGCTAGAACGGGAGCTGGAGGAGCTGAAGGAGCGGGAGCGGCTGCTGGTGGCCTTCCCAGACCTGCACAGGCCCACCGAGACCCAGATCCATGGTAGGGGACTGGGGATGGTGCCAAGGGCACGCTGGGGCTCAGGGCCAGCAGCTGAGGGCTCGTGTGGGCAGGACACTGGGGACTGCAGCTCCCTAGCCTGCAGCAAGGGTGTTAAAGCCAGGCGGCCAGCAGCGCAGCCCCTGTGGACCCACCACAGCACGCAAGTGCTTCATGCGTCATCCACTCTGCATAGACAGGGACGTGAAAGCCCAACAGTGATGTGACTACCTCTAGTCACAACAGCCAAACGCAGACACAGGTCTGGTTGTCCCCACAGCCTGTGCTCTTCACTACGTCACATGCTAATTCTTGCTCGACTTCTGTGTGTCCCCCTTCTTGGTTCTTGGAATGGGTCCCCAAACCACACCATGGGACTAGTCCCAAGGACACAGCCTCCAGCTGCCCACTGTCCTGGACCCCATGGCATAGGAGTGCTAGGTACCCATCTTGGCACAGGATTGGATATCAGGTGACCTGGGTTCTCCCAGCCCCTCCAGACCCCTAAAGCGCTAGGGCAAATCCATTTGCAGAGCTGGCAGGAAGATCTGCAGTTAGCTGCTCATGAGACATCATCCAGGCCCTTCTGTCCCCTTCTCAACCACCTTGTGAGGCAGGTCATAGCCCCATAGCTATTTCCCATAGCAGGAAACTGAACCAGAAGGGGCAGCAATTCTCCCGGGCTCCTGGAGCCAGAAGGAAGCATCCATCACAAAAGCAGGGGAAGAGCAGCCTGGCGGAATTCCTGCCGTTCCCACGCTTGAGCTGgccgtgtgaccttggacagctCACTTTGGCTGTAGCCTGTCCAAAACGGGGGGCCTTGTCAGAGATTCACTCTCCTCTCATGCTTATTtgctaagtcttttttttttttttttttttttttgagacagagtctcactctgttgccaggctggagtgcagtggcacaatctctgctcactgcaacctccacctcctg
Above is a genomic segment from Pan troglodytes isolate AG18354 chromosome 23, NHGRI_mPanTro3-v2.0_pri, whole genome shotgun sequence containing:
- the CCDC157 gene encoding coiled-coil domain-containing protein 157 isoform X3, with the translated sequence MAHLLGSQACMESLRTDLTDLQGAIVDVFSRAGPVRFPSWKFPDRMACDLDMVALLEHYDHVPGDPEFTQLSHAVLLELVIDRLLLLLQSCMSYLENLGSEQMMPPAQAAGPCMSVGLTVRRFWDSLLRLGTLHQQPLPQKGANQREIPTSKPTTKGEPARSPEYLTAKFIKPSSPVLGLPQTCQEPESIPVRASLQFPATTSKNTRSVHSQTIETALVPCDACASVQGSLRKVGKVVISLCQSQNLPSSLGQFQQLVQDSMGLRPLPAATVGRWAAEQRKDLTRLSKHVEALRAQLEEAEGQKDGLRKQAGKLEQALKQEQGARQQQAEEDEQCLSEWEHDKQQLLTETSDLKTKMATLERELKQQRESTQAVEAKAQQLQEEGERRAAAERQVQQLEEQVQQLEAQVQLLVGRLEGAGQQICWASTELDKEKARVDSMVRHQESLQAKQRALLKQLDSLDQEREELRGSLDEAEAQRARVEEQLQSEREQGQCQLRAQQELLQSLQREKQGLEQATTDLRLTILELERELEELKERERLLVAFPDLHRPTETQIHDSGNVTDHMERQVQANDIRIRVLQEENGRLQSMLSKIREVAQQGGLKLIPQDRLWSPSSKGTQGATPPVQAQSISPGPLGRQHLPSSRTGRTLLGQPCTSPSRQPCASPSRQPCASPSRQPCSQPSKSLLEGVTHLDTCTQNPIKVLVRLRKRLSPGRGQASSAHQPQERPM